The nucleotide window GCAAGGATACTATAACATGATCAAGTTCCTTGACGCTGAAAACGTAGATGCTCATGGTATGTATATGCATGACGGACATGGAGACGGGTTAAGAGTAGAAAGAGGCTCCAATATCAAATTTTACAATAATAGAGTATATAAACTGGGGCACGACGGTCTTTTTGCCATCGATTGCCTGAATGTGGAGGCCTGGAATAACAGAATCACTTGCAGGACAAACAGCGGTCTTAGAGTCTGGAACTCAAATTACGTAAAATTCCATGATAACGTAATAGATTCCTTTTATCACTGGAGTGCAGGCGGTTCTGGAATTCAGATTGAGAAAACAACAGGTGTCGTCAACGATGTTGAGGTATATAACAATACTATCTATCACACTTATGGCCCTGGAATCTGGCTGATAGGTTATGGAGAGGCTTATCCCAAAGAAGAGGCGCAGAATGTCCATATTTACAAGAATACCCTCTATAACACAGGCACTAACCCCAGTATTGACTGGGTAGGAGGGATCGTAACCAGTGGGTTCTATGATACCCTTATTGAGAAAAATGTGTTTGATAGAGTTTATCATGCAGCCATTATCCAGATGTATCCTCCTTCTTCCGAAGACAGAGACAGTTCAGTTGATCTTTCACCTCAGGGTACAGGTTACAGTACGATTGTCCGTAATAACATAATCATTGATACCCAGAAGCGCAAAAAAGACCCTGAAGGGACAGGATACGCAGTGATTAATTATCTACCTGAAACGCATTCTTTTGTACTGGAAAACAACTGTCTGTACAATAATAAAGGTGGAAATTATAAAAATGCAAGCTCAACAACTGACATTTATTCAAACCCTCTATTTGTAAACCATGGTAAACATGATTATCATCTGAAACAAAACTCTCCCTGTATTGGGATAGGATACGTATCATCAGATTCTTCAAAAGAATTAGAGGTTAGTGGAAACAAGACAAATATAGGAAGGTATGATTAACACGGTTTTATTTATGCAAAAATCAAAAATCATTCTCTGAGAAGTCCGTTAACTTGAGCTGTTTCGAACGGGAAAGTTGTGCCTGCATAGGTTTCATGTAGTCCCCGGACAAATGGTATTTTTTCATAAGAGAGCTGAGTATTCCGTAAAGTTCAGCCTTATAGGCTCTATCAGCCTCCCCTTTTGCATATAATTTGTGGTATGGGTCAGTAAGA belongs to Methanosarcina barkeri 3 and includes:
- a CDS encoding right-handed parallel beta-helix repeat-containing protein, which translates into the protein MNEKYLTYLRQNWKKIGLSTAILIFLIALGVLIFYTIESNIPPKTSNNTVYVAGDGSGDFNCDGKDDQVEINQALEYVAKNQQFSTVHLKGPNTYVISDSILIGNNTTLEGDNTAVVKLEDNANWPVSKPMITQMDSAGVYGVTIKGFEINGNHDKNEDRKKGQGYYNMIKFLDAENVDAHGMYMHDGHGDGLRVERGSNIKFYNNRVYKLGHDGLFAIDCLNVEAWNNRITCRTNSGLRVWNSNYVKFHDNVIDSFYHWSAGGSGIQIEKTTGVVNDVEVYNNTIYHTYGPGIWLIGYGEAYPKEEAQNVHIYKNTLYNTGTNPSIDWVGGIVTSGFYDTLIEKNVFDRVYHAAIIQMYPPSSEDRDSSVDLSPQGTGYSTIVRNNIIIDTQKRKKDPEGTGYAVINYLPETHSFVLENNCLYNNKGGNYKNASSTTDIYSNPLFVNHGKHDYHLKQNSPCIGIGYVSSDSSKELEVSGNKTNIGRYD